TCCGTTTCAGGATGGCGATTTTTATAAGATTTTTGAAAGCCTGGCAAGCTTGTACAGCATCACCAAAAGCAAGAAGCTAGACGAAGAAATGGACTCGGTCATTTCGATCATTGCCAAAGCTCAACTGCCGAACGGGTACATAAATACAACTACCATTATAGCAGAAAAAAAAGATCCCATGGAGGCCAAAATGTTTGCCGACAAAATGAATTTTGAGACATACAACATGGGGCATTTAATGACTGCTGCCTGCATACATTATCGCGCTACAGGAAAACGTTCCATGCTCAATATTGCAATTAAAGCAGCAAACTATTTATGCGATTTCTATAAATCCTCATCGCATCAACTGGCTCGCAATGCCATATGCCCGTCTCATTACATGGGGTTAATTGAATTATACCGCACCACCCATGATGCCAAATATTTAGAATTAGCAGAAAACCTGATTAATATGCGAGGGTTAGCAAAAGGGGGAACAGATCAGAATCAAGATCGAATCCCATTCCGTGAGCAAACCGTAGCGATGGGACATGCCGTAAGAGCGAACTATCTTTATGCTGGAGTGGCCGATTTGTATGCCGAAACAGGAGACACAACATTACTGCATGCTTTAAACCTGATTTGGAATAATCTGGTACACACTAAAATGTATATTACCGGCGCTTGCGGAGCATTGTACGATGGAGTTTCTCCCGATGGTACTTCATATAAGCCCGGCGAAATTCAGGAAGTACATCAGGCGTACGGACGTGATTATCAATTGCCGAATATGACAGCATATAACGAATCGTGTGCCAACATAGGCAATTTATTATTTAACTGGCGTATGCTACAAATTACCGGTAATGCAAAATATGCTGATGTAGTAGAAACCATCCTTTATAACAGCTTGTTATCGGGAGTAAGCCTGAATGGAATAAACTTTCGCTATACAAATCCGTTAAGCGTTTCATCTAAATTTCCGTACAAACTACGCTGGGCAGGGAAGCGCATTCCGTATATTTCATTATCAGATTGTTGTCCGCCAAACATAACACGGACAATAGCTGAAGTTCAAGATTATATTTATGGCTTATCAAAAGACGGTTTATGGATAAACCTTTATGGAGGTAATACATTAAACACTAAATTGAGGAACGGTGAATCTATCCAACTCACTCAAACAACCAACTATCCCTGGGATGGGCATATAATCATTAAAATGCAGCAAGCGCCGCAAGATCCTTGTGCAATCTATTTAAGAATTCCGGGATGGTGCGATAATGCTACAGTGGCTATAAATGGCATCAAGCAACATGAAATCCTTACACCAGCCTCCTATGTGAAATTAAAACGCACATGGAAAACCGGCGACGAAATAGAACTAAACCTCCCCATAAAAACAATGTTGATAGAGACCAATCCATTAGTAGAAGAAACCCGAAATCAGGTTGCTATACAACGGGGCCCGGTTGTGTATTGTTTAGAAGGATGTGATTTGCCAAACTACAATATTTTTGAAGTTGTTATTCCATCGTCTGTTCATTTCAATGCAAAACCGATGATGATTGACGGAAGCCGTTTCTATTGCCTTAATGGAGTTGCTGACGTAGAAAAAACAGCAAGCTGGCACAATGTGTTATATCGCGAAATTGCTCCGCTACAGACAAACGTACATATTCATCTAATACCATACTTTGCCTGGGGAAACAGAGGGAAATCCGATATGGCTGTATGGTTAAACCTGAAACGATAAAACAACTCTTTTGTACCTATTGACATACAACAAACAACGCAAAAAATGAAAATTAAAATATCCATATTCTTCTGGTTGTGCTTTTTTACGACAGCTATATATGCCCAACAAGTAAATATTATTACGCATGGGAAAAGTTCCGTATGCGCTACGTTTGGCATTCACTGGCTGACTAAAACATTACAAACGGATGGATTTAAGGTCAATCAAACAACAGTTCTCAAAAAACACACGACGGGTACAACCATTGTAATTGGCACAATGACTGATAAATGGCTGGAACAATTCATTGCCGGCAAAAAAGTTGTTTTTGAGAAAACTCCGGGCAAAGAAGGGTACTCGATCAAAGCTCTTGGCAAATTGATCATTGTTCAGGGGGCAGATACAAGTGGAACATTATACGGATGTGTAGAACTTGCAGACAAGATCAGGGCTTCTCATAGATTGCCGACATCAATGGATATAACGGATCAGCCAGAAATGGTCATGCGGGGAGCTTGCATTGGTTTGCAAAAACCTTATTTGTTGCCTGGTCACGGAGTCTATGAATATCCGTACACTCCTCAAAATTTTCCCTGGTTCTATGATAAAGCTTTATGGATCAAATACCTGAATATGATGGTTGAAAACCGGATGAACACCCTCTATCTATGGAATGGACATCCCTTTGCCTCACTGGTAAAATTAAAAGATTATCCTTTTGCCGTGGAAGTTGATAATCAGACACTCAAAAAGAATCAGGAGATGTTTGCATTCTTAACCAGAGAAGCTCAGAAACGCAATATCTGGGTAATCCAGATGTTTTACAATATCATTGTTTCCAAGCCTTTTGCAGAACACTATGGCATAAGAACGCAAGATCGAAATCGTCCTATAACACCATTAATTTCGGATTATACCCGTAAATCAATTGCCGCCTTTATTAAACAATATCCTCACGTAGGGCTTTTGGTTTGCCTCGGCGAATCGATTGATTCATATCCGGATGGCGTAAAATGGTTTACCCAAACGATTATTCCGGGAGTTAAAGACGGGCTAAAAGCATTAGGTAGAACCGATGAACCACCGATAATCCTCCGTGCGCACGATACTGATGCTAAAACGGATATGCAGGAGGCTTTACCTCTCTATAAAAATTTATATACGATGTGGAAGTATAATGGAGAGTCATTAACCACCTACAATCCTCGCGGGCCTTGGGCAAAAGAACATTTGGAACTAAGCAAACTGGGTCCTGTACATATTGTTAATGTGCATATTCTGGCGAACTTAGAACCATTCCGGTATGGCGCTCCTGATTTTATTCAAAAATGTGTGCAAGCTATGCATAGCAAATTAGGCGCTAATGGCATACACATTTATCCCCAAGCTTCTTATTGGGACTGGCCTTATACGGCTGACAACACCCATCCCAGATTATTGGAAATGAACAGAGATTGGATTTGGTATGCGGCATGGGCACGATATGCCTGGAACGCAAACCGTAATCCAAAAGATGAAGTGCATTACTGGAGCTATCGTCTTGATACATTATACGGATGCGGCTTAGATGCAGCAAAAAATATTTTGGAAGCATATGAACAAGCGGGAGAGATATCGCCGGAACTAACAAGAAAATTTGCCATAACGGACGGGAATCGTCAAACATTCTTATTAGGCATGTTTATGAGCCAATTGGTAAATCCTAAAAAATGGACTATTTACCCGGACTTTTTTAAATCATGTGGGCCAAAGGGAGAAGTACTCACCGAATACATGGATAAGGAATGGAATCACCAGCTTCATACAGGAGAACTGCCGCCTCAGCTTATTGCCGGCGCCGTAATACAAGGCGCCAAAGCAGTGCAAGCCATTGATTCGGCAGCGCCTCACGTCACACACAACAAGGCTGAATTTGAACGTTTGAAAAATGACATGTATTGTTACAACACATTTGCAAACTATTTTAACCAAAAAGTTAAAGCCGCAATGCTAGTGTTACGTTATAGTCATTCCAACGACATAAAAGATTTGGAAGCTGCCGTTCCATATCTCGAAAAAAGCCTCCAATATTATCGGCATTTAGTTGCCCTGACAGAAAACACATATCTATATGCCAATAGTATGCAAACCAGTCAACGGCGAATTCCAATAGGAGGAGGCGGAGGAAAAAATAAAACATGGAAAGAAATGCTTCCTTATTTTGAAACTGAATTGCAGAATTTCAAAAGAAACGTTGCATATTTACAAGAACATGGCAATACTATTTTAAGTGACACAACAGTATTAAAGCCTGCCAATGTAAAACTATCAGACAAGAACCTGCAAACATATTCCCTGGCGAAAGGCGCTAAAATATTTGGAGACAAAAACCTGGTCATTGACACGGTTGCCAATGAATTACGCGATCTTAAAGCCATTCAGTTTGACTTGAAGCATCAAATGGCTGACGGAACTTCCTTTACATTTGAAAGCAATCATCCTGTGAGTGTCCTGGTAGGATATTTTAATTCGGAACGGAATGAATTTGCAAAACCTCCAAAACTCGAAACCGACGCTAATGCGAACGATTTTGGCCAGGCCGATGTCAAAATTGCCAATGCATTAGAAGTTCACGGACAATTATCTGTCAATGTCCACACATATACCTTCCCCAGTGGTATCCATACGTTATCATTAGGAAAAGGAGCATTAATGGTATTAGGCTTTATCAACGCATCTCAAAAAATCACTTTTCATGATGATGGCATGGGCAGTAATACGAAAACGCGTAATATTGATTGGTTATTTTATTAATTCCGTATAAAATGAGACAATGAAGAAGTATCTGTTAATATTCATCTGCACCACTTTTTTACACGCATACGCGAAGGAAATGCCTCAAAGGGTTCCTCTACAAGTCATGCAGGAAATCTATCAGAAAGTAAAGACTCCCTACAAATTTGGTTTGGTATTAGCGCCAAAGAACAATCATTACAAAATAGATTGCCCTACGGTATTCCATGTAAAATCAAAATGGTATATGAGTTATCTCATTTATAACGGAGAGGAAGGAAGAGATGGGCGGGGCTACGAAACCTGGCTGGCAACAAGTAATGACCTTTTGCATTGGCATACATTGGGACGCATTCTGGCTTATCCCAAAGGGAATGTTTGGGATGAAAACCAAAGAGCAGGATACATTGCCTTGATCAATTATAAATGGGGAGGAAATTATCACGCTCAAATGTTTAATGGGAAACATTGGATGTCCTATTTTGGAGGCAATACCAGAGGGTACGAAATGGGAACCCTCAAAGAAGGCATGGCCTTTACAACAGGAGACATTACCAAAGCCCATGAATGGCAAACATTAGGGCATCCCACACTATCGCCGACAGATTCCGACAGAGGATGGTGGGAGAATGTTACGCAGTATAAATCAACAGTGCTTTGGGATAAATCAAAAAAATTAGGATATCCGTTCGTGATGTATTACAATGCAGGAGGCATTGATCCTGTCACTAAAGTCAAAGCAGAACGCATTGGCATAGCGTTGTCCAACGATATGATCCATTGGGTACGATATAAGCACAATCCGATTTTTACGCATGCCGAAGGAATCACCGGAGATCCCGTGATTCAAAAAATAGGCAAAGTATATGTAATGTTCTATTATAGTGCCTTTCGCAAGAGCCGTCCATATAAAGCATTTAATACATTTGCATGCTCTTATGATCTCGTTCATTGGACTGATTGGACCGGGCCTGATTTAATCATTCCAAGTGAGCCCTATGATAATTTATTCGCTCACAAATCATATGTAGTCAAATGGAAAGGAGTAGTCTATCATTTCTACTGTGCCGTTGACGTACACAATCAGAGAGGAATTGCTGTAGCGACATCTAAAAATATGGGAACGAGTACAGTAGAGTTTCCAAAACCTGACGAATCTACATTCAGAAAAAAAATATCGCTTGATGCTGATTGGTTGACAGCAGAAAATGACACAAATAGAGATGCGTATGCCGGCTTTGAAAACCCGGTATACAAACCAATAGGATGGCAACATGTAGATGTACCTCACAACTGGGACACCTATCAAGGAGCCCGTCGTTTAAAACATGGAAATAAACATGGATATGCGTGGTATAGAAAAAGTTTTGAAATCAAAAACCAAGGTTCCGGTAAAGAATACTTTTTATACTTTCAAGGTGTTGGTTCATATGCAACAGTATGGTTAAACGGGAAAAAAATAGGATATCATGCAGGTGGATTAACAACCTTTACGATCGACGTGACTAAAGATATTCGTTTTGATACAACTAATGTATTAGCCGTGAGAGCAGATCATCCGGCAATGATTACTGATTTACCCTGGGTGTGTGGAGGGTGTTCTTCCGAATGGGGATTTTCCGAAGGTTCAGAACCTATGGGAATTTTTCGTCCGGTGACTTTAGTAATAACAAACCCAACACGCATTGAACCCTTTGGAGTACACGTCTGGAATGATGTCCCTGCCAATGCCCGGGATCCTCATTTCGTATTACACATTAACAGTGAAATAAAAAACTATGGGAACAAAACATCCCATATCAGCGTAATCAGTAAACTAGTGAATGAGGATGGCCTCCAAGTGGCACGGGTGACCGATACGTTAACATTACAGGGAAATGAAAGTAAGACCATTCATCAAGACACAAAAGACATTGCGAATGCCCATTTATGGAGTATTTCCGACCCTTACTTATATCATCTGATCACAATGATTAAAGAAAATGGGAAAGTCATTGATGAAACTACGACCGATTATGGGTTTCGTTGGATTAGCTGGCCAAAAAACGATCCTCATCATAGTTCTTGTTTTCACCTTAATGGCAAGCCGGTATTTATTAACGGAATAGCAGAGTACGAAGATAAATTAGGCGATAGTCATGCTTTCGATACGACAGAGATCACTGCACGGATAGACCAGATTAAATCGGCTGGCTTCAATGCATTTCGCGGGGCACATCAGCCGCACAATTTATTATACCAGGATCTGCTTAATAAAAACGGGTTGCTTTTCTGGTCGCAGTTTTCTGCTCATATCTGGTACGATACGCCTGAATTTCGTATGAATTTTCTCAATAATCTAAAAGAATGGATCAAAGAACGGCGTAACTCTCCTTCAATAATTCTTTGGGGAATACAAAATGAAAGCGTATTACCCTATGATTTTGCGAAGCAATGCACCGACATCATTCATCAAATGGATCCAACTTCCCCGTCACAAAGACTCGTAACAACATGTAACGGCGGAACAGGGACAGATTGGAATGTAAGCCAAAACTGGTCGGGCACTTACGGGGGGAATCCCTATCAATACGGACAAGACTTAAAGAAAGAATACCTTAATGGAGAATATGGCGCATGGCGTAGCATTGACTTACATGCAGAAGGACCATTCAATCTTAAACAGAATGGCATTTGCAGTGAAGATAGAATGACGCAGTTGCTGGAACTGAAAGTCAAATTGGCAGAACAGGTAAAAGACAGCGTTTGCGGACAATTCCTCTGGGAATATAATTCGAATGATAATCCCGGCAGAATTCAGAATGAAGAAGGTTATCGGGATATTGACCGCATTGGTCCGTTTAATTATAAAGGCCTATTTACCATCTGGGGTGAACCAGTTGATGCATACTATATGTATTGTTCCAATTATGCTCCTGCGAAAACAGAACCCATGGTATATATTGTATCCCACACATGGAATAACCGATGGACAAAACCAGGTATCAAAAGCGGAATTATCGTTTATTCCAATTGTGATGAAGTAGAATTGTTCAATGATGTACGTGCCATACCGTTAGGCAAAAGATTTAAGCATGGAATGGGAACGCATTTTCAGTGGGACAATGTCAATATCAAATATAATGTTTTGTATGCCGTAGGATACATCAAGAATAAACCGGTAGCTGAAGATTGCATTATATTAAATCATTTACCTAAAGCGCCACACTTTTCCAGATTATACAGTGGCGCCAAGGACATCACCAAACCCGCAAAAGGCTATCACTATATTTACCGGGTTAATTGCGGAGGGCCGGATTACATTGACATAAATCACAACAAATGGTTGGCAGACAGGCATCAAACCAGCAATAAAACTTGGGGATCATTATCATGGACGAACGATTTCAAAGATTTGCCTGCATTCCTTGCCTCTCAAAGAGAAACCAAAGATCCGATTGCAGGAAGCCGAGACTGGACATTATTCCAATCATTTCGATATGGTCTAAATCGTTTACGTTATAAGTTTCCTTTACCAAATGGAGAATATCGTGTAGAGCTCTATTTTATCGAGCCGTGGTATGGCGTTGGAGGAGGCATCAACTGCACAGGATATCGGGTATTTGACGTAGGAATCAATGGTAAAACAGTCATTAAAGATCTCGATATATGGAAAGAAGCCGGATGTGATAAAGCAGTAAAGGAAGTCGTACCAGCTCAGGTAACCAATGGAATATTAGAAATTAACTTCCCGAAAGAATCAGCCGGACAAGCCGTTATATCGGCAATAGCCATAGCATCACAGAATAAAGCTATCAAGGCAGCTCCATCTTCCGCTTCTATAATGACCGACATAAAAGGTGGCATACCCGGTACATGGCTGGAACCTAATGCTTATTTTCCAACAATACTTCCGATAATGTACGGAGCAGAATGGATAAGACCAAAAAACAACAACCATACAATGCGTTTTGTTGTGACTTCTGATGCCAATATTTACATTCCAAACGATACGGATTATATAAAACGTTTTTATAAAAAAGGCGATACCGTAATTACATCAGGGAATAAATGTCTGGCAATCCTGCCTCAAATCCATTGGCCTAAAGAAGCGAATGTAAGGCCAGTAACCACTTATGCCAGTCAAACAGCAGAATTACAAGGTAATTGGGAGAAATCTACCTATAGACAAGATTCCTGTGTAGAAGCTTCAACAGAAGGACAACACAGCATTACATGGAATGTTACTACGGGACTTGCCAACATTTATGCATTACGGTTTACCTATATGAACCTCAATACAACGGCAATAGATGCAGTCATCACGATAACAGATGCCAATGGACAGATGATACATAATGACACTTTGCATTTCCCTCCGACTCCTCATAAATGGAAGCTTCTCAACACATCAACGGAATCTTTTATTAATGCCGGTCATTATAAAATCAAAATCAGTGGGCTGCATTTACAAGGCCTATATTTAAACACATTACAAATACAATAAAATCCTAACGTAATGAAGCGATTAACTTTATTATTTTGCCTGTTCCTGGTTGTAAATGTATCATTTGCAAAACAACATGATTGGGAAAATGAAGCTGTACTAGGCATCAACAGAGAGGCTCCCAGGGCTGATTTCATCCCATATCAAACAGATAAACAAGCCCTGCTTGGCATTCGAAAAGATTCACCATGGTATATGTCACTCGATGGCAATTGGAAATTTTATTGGGTACCTCGTCCCGAGTTACGTCCTCAGGATTTTTATCATACCAATTTTAATGATTCTCATTGGAAAACAATCCCCGTACCTTCAAACTGGGAAACACAAGGATATGGAACGCCAATTTATGTAAGTTCGGGTTATCCTTTCAAAATAGATCCTCCCTTTGTGACAAGCACTCCACCAGTGAAATATACCACGTATAAAGAAAGGGATCCGGTCGGCTCGTATCGTCATCCGTTTCAACTCCCTGATTCATGGAAAGGACGTAAAGTGTTTATCCATTTTGCAGGCGTACAAAGCGCTTTTTATGTATGGATCAATGGAATAAAGGTCGGTTATAGTCAGGGAAGCATGGAAACTTCCGAGTTTGACATTACAAAATACGTAAAGCCAGGTAAAAATCTATTGGCTGTACAAGTGTTTAAATACAGCGATGGCAGTTATCTTGAAGATCAGGATATGTGGCGGTTAGGAGGTATCTTCCGTGAAGTATATCTTTTTTCTACTAATAATGTAAACATTTCTGATTTTGCAGTACGCACCATTTTAGATAAACACTATAAAAATGCCGAATTACAGGTTTATTTAAAACTGGCATCGTACTTAAAAGACACATTAAGAGGCTGGAGTGTACAGGCTCAATTGTATGATGCGAACAATCATCCAGTCTTTAAGGAGCCGCTTGCACATGATGCTGCGTCAATTCTGAATATAGCATACGATCCTAAAATAATGAATGTTCGCTATCCTCAGCGGGGAAGTGCCAAATTTGCCTGGTTGCAAGCCGAAGTAACTGATCCTGCTAAATGGACAGCAGAGACACCAAATCTATACACGTTGGTTTTAAGTTTGATCAATAGCAATCAGAAAACGATTGAAGCGGTAAGCTGTAAAGTAGGATTTCGCAGCCTGGAAATAAAAAACGGGCAATTCTTAGTGAATGGGAAAGCCATTCGTTTACGCGGCGTTAACCGGCATGAATGCGATCCGGCAACAGGTAAAGCTATTAGCTATGCAAGAATGGTACAGGACATAACGCTCATGAAGCAAGCAAACATTAATGCGGTGCGTACATGCCACTATCCGGATAACCCTGAATGGTATGACCTATGCGACCGGTATGGCATATACGTAATGGATGAAGCTGATATTGAAGAACAAGGAGTACGAGGCACATTAGCAAATGATCCCCAGTGGTGCGCTGCATTTCTTGATCGTCCAATACGGATGGTTTATCGAGACAGGAATCATCCAAGTATCATTTTATGGTCAATGGGAAATGAGTCGGGCTATGGTCCAAATTTTGCGGCAATATCAGCATGGATTAAAGATTTTGATCCAACCCGGTTTATTCATTATGAAGGCGCCCAGGGCAAACCTAAAGATCCACCGACCGTAGATGTCATTAGCCGTTTTTATCCAAGAGTCTGCGAACCCTATTTAAATCCCGATATCCCAGACACATCTGATGCAGAACGTCCTGAAAATGCACGTTGGGATCATTTACTAACCATTGCCAAAAACAAGGACGACGATAGACCTGTTTTGGCTAGTGAATATGTTCATGCAATGGGTAATGCGGTGGGAAACCTAAAAGAATATTGGGATGAAATCTATTCTAACCCACGTTTATTAGGAGGTTTTATCTGGGAATGGGCTGATCAGGGTTTGTACAAAACTGCACCAAATGGAACTCGATACATTGCCTATGGAGGTGATTTCGGTGATTATCCAAACCTGAATGCATTTTGTTTAAAAGGAATCGTATTTTCAGACCGGACAACATCACCAAAATATTATCAGGTAAAGAAAATCTATCAACCTGTCTCCATAGCAATGGGAGATGATGTACCGGGACACACCACGGTATGGATCACAAACCGTAATTCCTTTGTAAATCTCAATCAATATGAAGCTGACTGGGCGCTTTATTGTAATGGGCAAATAATTCAATCAGGGGTATTGCCTCCGACAGATATTCCACCAAGTGAACGTAAAGAAATTCCGGTTCCGGTTCAACCATTGAAACATTTGGTTCCTGGCGGCGATTATCAATTACGGATTAGCTATCGTTTAAAGAAAGACGAGTTATGGGCAAAACGAGGCTTTGAATTCGCTTTTGACCAAATGAAAATGCACATAGCCACTCCGGCAGTACCGGCTGAAAAGCACCACGGAAAATTATATTGGGAACAAACAGGAAACAAAATCTTATTACATGGTAAATCATTTTCTGCCGTATTTAATTGCAAAATTGCTTCCCTGACTTCTTTGACATACAATGGCAAAGAAATGATAGTTTCTCCTCCTGTTTTCCAAGGATTCCGGGCTCCTACCGATAATGACCGGGGATTTGGGAACTGGTTGGCTAAGGACTGGGCAAAAGCAAGATTAGATAGCTTATGCCGTATTGTAGATAGCTGTTCTATCATTACGAAAGGACATAATTATTTAAAAATAAAAACTGTAGCCAGAAGTTTAGCCAAATCAGGTTATTTCATTCACAAAGCAATCTGGACAATTTACGGAGACGGAACAATTATAATGAATAATGCCTTCATCCCGATGGGAAATCTACCTTCC
The sequence above is drawn from the Microbacter margulisiae genome and encodes:
- a CDS encoding glycoside hydrolase family 2 TIM barrel-domain containing protein; this encodes MKRLTLLFCLFLVVNVSFAKQHDWENEAVLGINREAPRADFIPYQTDKQALLGIRKDSPWYMSLDGNWKFYWVPRPELRPQDFYHTNFNDSHWKTIPVPSNWETQGYGTPIYVSSGYPFKIDPPFVTSTPPVKYTTYKERDPVGSYRHPFQLPDSWKGRKVFIHFAGVQSAFYVWINGIKVGYSQGSMETSEFDITKYVKPGKNLLAVQVFKYSDGSYLEDQDMWRLGGIFREVYLFSTNNVNISDFAVRTILDKHYKNAELQVYLKLASYLKDTLRGWSVQAQLYDANNHPVFKEPLAHDAASILNIAYDPKIMNVRYPQRGSAKFAWLQAEVTDPAKWTAETPNLYTLVLSLINSNQKTIEAVSCKVGFRSLEIKNGQFLVNGKAIRLRGVNRHECDPATGKAISYARMVQDITLMKQANINAVRTCHYPDNPEWYDLCDRYGIYVMDEADIEEQGVRGTLANDPQWCAAFLDRPIRMVYRDRNHPSIILWSMGNESGYGPNFAAISAWIKDFDPTRFIHYEGAQGKPKDPPTVDVISRFYPRVCEPYLNPDIPDTSDAERPENARWDHLLTIAKNKDDDRPVLASEYVHAMGNAVGNLKEYWDEIYSNPRLLGGFIWEWADQGLYKTAPNGTRYIAYGGDFGDYPNLNAFCLKGIVFSDRTTSPKYYQVKKIYQPVSIAMGDDVPGHTTVWITNRNSFVNLNQYEADWALYCNGQIIQSGVLPPTDIPPSERKEIPVPVQPLKHLVPGGDYQLRISYRLKKDELWAKRGFEFAFDQMKMHIATPAVPAEKHHGKLYWEQTGNKILLHGKSFSAVFNCKIASLTSLTYNGKEMIVSPPVFQGFRAPTDNDRGFGNWLAKDWAKARLDSLCRIVDSCSIITKGHNYLKIKTVARSLAKSGYFIHKAIWTIYGDGTIIMNNAFIPMGNLPSLPRLGVVMSLNKNLEQFEWYGHGPYENYVDRKESCPMGIYKSTVTAQYVPYPHPQETGNKENVHWLHLTTKEGQGIAIVALSKNMSASALHFTANDLYRATHAYLLKPRPEVVLSLNAAMLGLGNSSCGPGVLKKYAIKQQEYDLEFEIKPCNPKNDSSLMPTPYDFGPIE